The genomic window CTTCGTCGACCAGAGCACCACGCTCACCTTCCGGGTGCAGCCGGAGCTGCTCGACGACTGGACGCTCACCGAGCTCCGCCTCTACACGGTGACCGCCGGGGGCGACAGCCTCGCCTACCTCGGCGGGCTCTACGACGACGGCGATCTCATCCACGGCGACGAGATCGAGGCCGACGGCGTCTACACGGGCCGCCTCTACGACGTGATCCACCACACGCCGCAGACCCTGCGCCTGCGCGTGCTGGCCTCGGCCGAGGGCGTCAACGGTGGCCGCGCGACCCTGTGGTCGGAGCTGCTGCAGATCCCTGTGGCCACGCAGCCCGACGCGACCGACCTGGACGCGATCCTCGCCCTGCTCGACCAGGCCGAGAGCGATTACACGGGCCTCGTCGAGGCCGGGACCGCGGACCACGTGGCCAAGGCGCAGCTCGCGAGCTGGCTGTCCGCGCAGCCGGGAGTCTCGTCCGCCAGCATCTCGGCCGACAGCACCACGCTCTGGGCGACCTACCCGGGCGGCCTCGGCGCCGGCCTCTACCTGCCTCGCTTCGACGACGGCCCCGTGCTCGGCGGGGGCGGCCGTCAGCCCGCCAACGCCAGCCCGGAGTCCGGCGTCGCGGCCGTCCCACGGCCCCTCGCGCCCCGCGCGGACGACCCCGACCTCGCCGGCGCGAATCAGGCGCTGGTGCTGAGCCCCGTGCACGCCTGGCTGGTCGATCAGGGCGGCGACCCCGCGGACGAGGTCACCGACGTCTTCGCCGCCGCGGACTGCCCCGCCTTCTCGCCGGACACGCGCTACGGCGCGGCCGCCGACCTGGAGGCCTTCGCCAACCTGGACGCCTACGGCGCCGTCTGCATCCTCACCCACGGCTCGCAGCTGCCGAGTCAGCGCTACTGCCTGCTCACGGGCGAGGTCGTCACGCTCGACGCGTTCATCGCGAACTACTGGGACCTGCGCGGCGGCACGCCGGGGCTCGGCCTGCTCAAGGCCGACGGCGTGTGGCGCTTCGCCGCCTCCGTCGACTGGATCGCCACGCGCAACACGAGCTTTCCCAACAGCCTCGTCTACGTGGCCGCCTGCCATGGCCTCGCGGGCGGGTTCGGGCAGATGCTGCTCGACGCCGGCGCGGGCGCCGTCTGCGGCTTCGACGACACGGTGGGCCTGGACTACGCCGTGGACGTGACGCGCGCCTTCTGGCGCGGCGTGGTGGAGGAGGGGCTCACGGCCGGCGACGCGCACGCGGCCGTCGCGCCGCAGGTGGATCCGGGCCACGCGAACGCGCAGTTCACGCTCGACGGCAACCCTCAGCTCTACTTCGGGCCCGGCCTGAGCAACGGCGACTTCGACAGCGGGCAGCTGGCCGGCTGGACGGTGGAGGGCGACGGGCGCGTCATCGCCCGCCTGGGCGACGCGGCCGCCGTGGGCCGTTACATGGCGATCATCTCCACGGGACTCGGCTTCACGGTGGACGAGGGGTCCATCGCGCAGACGCTCTGCCTGCCCGAGGCGGTGGACAGCCTGCGCTTCGACTGGAACCTCTTCTCGGAGGAGTTCCTGGAGTGGTGCGACAGCGTCAACCAGGACGAGTTCAACCTCTGGCTCACCGACGCCAACGGCATTCCCCACCGGCTCTTCCACCGCCGCATCGCCGATCTCTGCGACGCCGTCACGCCCGCCGGCATCGCCTTCGACCAGTATCCCAGCGAGGACGACGCGGGCGTCTACAGCACCGGCTGGCGCATGAGCGCCGTCAACGTGGCGCCCTACGCGGGCAGCACGGTGACGATCCGCTTCGAGGTGCTCGACGTGCGCGACAGCACCTACGACACCGCAGTGCTGCTCGACGTGATCACGCTGGGCACGCCCTAGACGCGCAACGAAGAAGGGGAGCCCCGCGGCTCCCCTTCCTCACACGGATGGCCGGAATCCCTACTTCAGCAGGGTCATGCGACGCGTGGTCGAGCCCTGCTCGGTGCTGAGCCGGTAGTAGTAGACGCCGCTGGCCAGGCCGCGGCCGTCGAAGTCGACGCTGTGCTCGCCGGAGGACTGCACGTCGTCCACCAGCTGGGCGATGCGCCGGCCCTGCACGTCGAAGACCGCCAGCTGCACGCGGCCCGCGTCGGGCAGCGAGTAGTGGATCGTGGTCTTCGGGTTGAACGGGTTCGGGCTGTTCTGCCCCAGGCTGACGCCGCCGGGACGGTTCGCCAGGTGGTCGTCGCCGTGATGGCCGCCGTGATGACCGCCGTGGTGATCGTCCACCGAGATCGCGTAGACGTTCACGCTCCCGCTCACCTCGTTCGCGCAGACGAGCAGCGGCTCGTGCGTCGGGCTCTGCCAGGCGGGGATGAAGCGCAGCCCTTCGGGGCCGAGATCGCCCGCCGTGTCCGCCTCGGGGTCGCCGCTGAAGATTCGCGTGGTGACGTAGCTCACGAACTCCGCTTCCGCCGGGCGGGTGATGTCGTAGACGAACACGCCGCCCATCCGCTCGAGACCGATGAAGGCGTAGCTGCGGCCGCGGATCTCGCCGATGGCCACGCCCTCGGGCTCGGGGCCCTTGTCGTCGCTGCGGCTGTCGAAGGAGTCGTTCTCGGTGTTGTCCGAGTTGAAGTCCGCGGGCTGAAGGGTCGCGGTGATCTGCTCGAAGTCGTCGCCGCTGTCGAAGACCTGCTCGCCGTCGGTGCTCCAGATGCTGAAGGAGCGCGCGCCGTAGCTGAAGAGGCGGTCGAAGTCGCCGTCGCCATCGTCGTCGCCGTTGGCCGTGGTGATCTTGAGCCGGCCCAGGGCGGCGTTGTCCTGCAGCGCGGCGGCGTTGGGGAAGGCCGTCGGGTCGAGGACCACGTCCGCCACGCGTGCTTCCTCGCTGTAGCCGCCGTAGTCGCGGCTGTCACCCTCGTTGCCCGTGACCAGATAGCTGTGGCCCCGGCTGCGGAAGGCGGCCAGACCGTCGGGCAGGTAGAAGCCGTGCACCGGCCAGTTCGCGATCTCGATGCCGCTGTCGCGGTTGCTGGGATCGAGGCCGTTGCCGGGCAGCGAATGGTCCTTGCTGCCGAGGGCCCAGATGTCCGTCACCCTGGCGTCGTGGATGTCGACCTCGGCGATCGCGTTGGCCTCCTGCATGACCACCCAGGCCGTGCGGCTGTTGTGCGAGACGGCGATGTACTCGGGCTCGAGGTCCTGGGACGCGCTGGCGCCGGGGCCGAAGATGCGGATGCCCTGGGCGCGGAGTTCGTCCTCGTGGCCGTCGAAGGCGGTGAAGTCCGCCGTGGCGACCGTCGCGTGGGCCAGGCCGCTGCGCAGATCGATCACGCTCACCGAGCCGGCGGGGTCGACGCCGTAGTCGTCGCTGGGCTCGGCCTCGTTGGCCGTGAGCATCCAGCGGCCGTTGGGGCTGAAGACGACCATGTCGGGCAGCGCGCCCACCTCGACGGCGATCACGAAGTCGCAGTCGCCGACAGTGCGGAAGAAGGCTACCTTGCCCGGCGCCTGGCCCGACTCCACCGAAACCGCCACGCGGCCAAGGCTGACGTCGACGTGCGTGGGTCCGTCGCCGTAGGGCGACAGGTCGAGGCTGAATAGGTAGGCGGGCTGCGAGGGGTCGGCGAAGTCCAGGACGTCGACCGCGTTGGTCGACCCGTTGACCACGAACAGACGCTTCGTCAAGGGGCAGAAGGCGGAGATCTCCGCTGCCCCATCGTCGAAGATGCCTGTCCGGTACTCGCCGACAGGGGTGAGTTCGATGTCGAGGCTGGGCCGCGCGTGGAGGGCGTCCGTCGTCGCTGCCAGGAGCAGGGACAGGAGGCCCGTCACGAGCAGCGGTGTGCGCGTCAGGCGGACTGCGGTCATTCGCTTTCTCCTTCTCGGGGTCGTGAGCACGTGTGGTGTTCGCGCGGATGCGCGTGGAGACGTGCCGCATCTT from Candidatus Latescibacterota bacterium includes these protein-coding regions:
- a CDS encoding T9SS type A sorting domain-containing protein, whose translation is MTAVRLTRTPLLVTGLLSLLLAATTDALHARPSLDIELTPVGEYRTGIFDDGAAEISAFCPLTKRLFVVNGSTNAVDVLDFADPSQPAYLFSLDLSPYGDGPTHVDVSLGRVAVSVESGQAPGKVAFFRTVGDCDFVIAVEVGALPDMVVFSPNGRWMLTANEAEPSDDYGVDPAGSVSVIDLRSGLAHATVATADFTAFDGHEDELRAQGIRIFGPGASASQDLEPEYIAVSHNSRTAWVVMQEANAIAEVDIHDARVTDIWALGSKDHSLPGNGLDPSNRDSGIEIANWPVHGFYLPDGLAAFRSRGHSYLVTGNEGDSRDYGGYSEEARVADVVLDPTAFPNAAALQDNAALGRLKITTANGDDDGDGDFDRLFSYGARSFSIWSTDGEQVFDSGDDFEQITATLQPADFNSDNTENDSFDSRSDDKGPEPEGVAIGEIRGRSYAFIGLERMGGVFVYDITRPAEAEFVSYVTTRIFSGDPEADTAGDLGPEGLRFIPAWQSPTHEPLLVCANEVSGSVNVYAISVDDHHGGHHGGHHGDDHLANRPGGVSLGQNSPNPFNPKTTIHYSLPDAGRVQLAVFDVQGRRIAQLVDDVQSSGEHSVDFDGRGLASGVYYYRLSTEQGSTTRRMTLLK